Within Micromonospora narathiwatensis, the genomic segment CTCGCCGCGCTGGCCGCCACCGTGCGGACCGACGACGCGTCCCGGCTGGTGGTGCTCGGCGACCTGAACACCGCCACCACCGACCGGGTGTTCGTCCCGCTCACCCGGCTGCTGCACGACGCGCAGGCCGAGGCCGGGCAGGGGTTCGGCTTCACCTGGCCGGCGGAGCTGCCGGTGGCCCGCCCCGACCACGTGCTCTACCGGGGGCTCACCCCCACCACGGCGGGCGTGCTGCACACCCCGGACAGCGACCACCGGGCGGTGACCGCCGCGTTCCGCTGGTGACGGGTCAGCGCCGCCCGTTCTCGGCGGGGGTGACGGTGAGCCGGTGCCGGCTGGTGTCGCCGCTGGAGAACGGCCAGAGCCGGTCGGCGTAGGCGACCAGGTCGGCCAGCTGCCCGCGGGTCAGCCCGGCGGAGGAGATCTCGGCGTGCACGTCGGCCCGGTACCGGCCGTCGTCGTCGCGGCCGAGCTTCGCCTCCGCGGTCACCTCGACCGTGTGCGCCTCGTCGGTGATCTCGGCGGCCGCCTCCACCGCGGCGTGGTGCAGGCAGGACGCGAACGCCGCGGCCAGCAACTGCTCGGGCGTCAGGCCGGTGCAGTGCGGCGCCAGCGGGGACGCCAGGGCCGTGGAGAGCCCGCCGTCCTCGGTGCGTACGTGACCCCCCGCGGCGGTCGCCGTGGCCTTCTCCGGCAGCCAGGAACTCGGATTCGCCATCGCGTTCCTCCCGTCACTCACCCGCCCGGCTACCCGGCCCCCGCACCGCGAAACAGGCCCGGTCCCATGGAGTCAGCGGCCCGCACCGGTCGGACCCGCGTCGGCGGCCATCGCCTCGGTCGCCTCGCCGGCCGCCCGGTCGGTCCACGGGGACACCGGGGCCGGACGCCGCCGCGGCGGCGTCACCAGCATCGGCACGTACACCCGGGCGTCCACCGCCTCGGCGAGCAGCAGCGCGGCCATCAGGCTGGTCGGCCGGGTCACCGGCGCCTCGGCCAGGCAGCGCCGGCACAGCTCGGCGATCTCGGCCGGCAGGCCGGGGATCTCCGGCAGCGGCTCCGGTGGTCGGCGTCGGCGCGCGCCGAGCAACTGGGTGGTGCTGCCGGCGGCGTACGGGAGCCGGCCGGTCAGGCAGTAGTAGAGCAGTACGCCGAGGGCGTACATGTCGGCGGCGGGGGTGGCCGGCTGCCGGTCGAGCTGCTCCGGCGCCAG encodes:
- a CDS encoding OsmC family protein, coding for MANPSSWLPEKATATAAGGHVRTEDGGLSTALASPLAPHCTGLTPEQLLAAAFASCLHHAAVEAAAEITDEAHTVEVTAEAKLGRDDDGRYRADVHAEISSAGLTRGQLADLVAYADRLWPFSSGDTSRHRLTVTPAENGRR